The DNA sequence GGGAGCTGTAGGTGTACGTTCCTTTGCCGTACTTGGCCGAAAGGAATGTACCGGTAAACTCTTTCTCGCCTGCGTCGCCATTGGAAATCAGCTCGGTGTACTCCTTGCCCCACTGTGCTGGGTTGTAAGCAGAACGGTCTTGAATCCAGTTGTTCCAGTCTTGATCGGTAATCTTGTTTGGTGAGTTGAACAGCGGATGATCAGGAGTAAGCATCGTCACCTTGGAATTCTCATCGGTTACGCGCCACTGGATCAATGGTTCCCCGATCTTGATCGGATACGGAGCCAGCTCAGGCTTCCACTTGTCTTCTGGCTTATGGTATTGCACCACCAGATTGCCGCCATTTTCCACGTATTTCAGTAAGCGTGCGTTGCTCGGGATCAGCTCTGGACGGAATCCGTATGCGCGAATACCGAGTACAATTGTGTTGTATTGGCTAAGATCGCCTGACTCAATATCTTTTGCCGTCAGATTCGTTACTTGTACGCCCAACTGCTGCAAGTATTGATCAATGTTATCAAAGCCACTAGAAACGTAACCGACCTTTAGACCTTCTGGTACTTGCAGGTCAAATGCCTGAATCGACAATTCTGCTGGTTGAACGAAATAAGTAGTGCCAATGTGTGCGTAACGGATGACCTGCGCTCCGTGTTTGCTTTCTGTTCCACCGCTGGATGCGACGGCTGTTACCTTGTACGAATCCGGTTTGACTGAAGATGCAGCTTTTACTGTGAAAGCAACCGATTTGGTTTCCCCTTTTGCAGCGAAATCAAGCGGCGTTGCTTTCGGCTCCACAGTCCACCCTTTCGGCACGTCGAGGGAAATATTCGCCTGTGTAGCACCGGGGTTGTAGTTTTTCACAGTAACCTTGACCGGGATTGGCTCTTGTGGCTTCAGGGTGTTCAGCACGGTAGCATTCGGGCTGAGTGTCAACGCAAATGCTGGCAGTACCGCGATGGCATCAGTCGGTACAGCATGGCTGGTAGCTGTTGCCCCCGAGAAGCTGTAGGAGACATCCGCGGTGAGCGAAGGCGCTGCATACGGTTGGAATAGAGCAGCATCTGCTGGTACCGATACGTTGTAGGTCGTTTTTACGGTCTGATTGTAGCTCAACTGGTTAAAGCTAGTCGTCCCTTGTGGCGTCGCCTTCCAGCCTTTTGGCACGTTCAGCTTCAGGTCCACTTTCCCTAGCTTGACCTGACCACCGTTGTAAGCCGTGACCGTCACCTTTGTGGTCTGCCCAGCGACTAACTCGCCTGTCTCCGGCTTTACTTTCGTCACGAGCGACAGCGATTCTGTACTCGCTTTGTTCAGCTGTGCCGCTTTGACACCCAGACGATGAAGCAGGTCTGTTTTGGTATCCGCCGACAGCTTGGAAGCCTGCACATCCGCAGTCGCTTTTTCGACGTCCGCGATCATGTCGTGTACTTCTTTTGCCACGGTGCCAAAGCGCGGATATGCCGCGATGACTTCATCGGCATCCTTTTGTAGCTTTTGCAGGTCACTGGCGACTTTGTCCCCACCGGACTGACTTGCTACATCCTTGGCGAGATCGGTAAACGTATAAGCGACGCCATCAAAAAAGTCCGTTTCCTTGCTTTTGCCCTTCACGACAGACTGATCGAGCTTGTAGTAACTAAAGCTCGGCCCTTCGTCGTAGAGACGTCCCATCCCTTGGCTCTTGTGCATAAACCGGGATTCCTCACCTAGCTGCACATACGATGCGCCATAGACTTCATCGTAGGCTCCGACGGGAACGCTCACTGTATAATCATTTTCTTTGGCAGGCAGATACAGCTTCTTCACCTGCCATGGCGTCAAGCCTTCCTTTAATTGCTCAGGGAAGACTGTCGGGTCAGCAGCATCTTTGTAAGCCCGAACCGTGATGACATTGATCGCTCGGTGATGGCCATGTGTAGACGGCTCATTCAGAAATGCGGGAATCACCACATCTGGCCGCAGGGTGCGGATTTTGCGTATCAACCGCTCGTACGCGACTTCCTCGCCCCATTTTTCCAGAGTCTCATCTGGGCTCTTGGAAAAACCGAAGTCGAAGATTGGGTCGTTGATCTTCTCGCTGAGATTCTCCAGATGAATGTTCGTGATTTTGGAAGCCTCCTGCAATTCGCGTGTGCGGATGATGCCCAACGCGTTGCCCAGCTCGCTGCCGATCTCGTTTTGGCCACCTTCGCCACGATTGGCAATGATACTGGACGTGTCCACACCTCTTCCCAACGACAGATAAGCGAGCGTCGAGCTGTGCTCGTCATCTGGATGGGCACCGGTATTCATGGCACTGGCGATGGTAGTCAGCGGTTTGATCGCTTTCCACAGATCGACTACGCCCCGGTCAGCATGGGCAGTCTGGGGCGCTACAGGCAAGATCAGACTACCTACGAGCGCCGCCGCTGTCGTGAGAGTGTACAGCTTGGCAAGTTTCCCCTTTCTCAATGAACGTTCCTCCATTCCCTACTCAGATTGATGTCTATATCAATCACGGCATCTCCTAGTAGTATCTCCTGGTGCCGCCATGGATTGACCCACGGAAGATTAGCGGAGTAAGAAAACCCCTATCGAGGTTTGCTCTTCGTTGAGCGAACGATGGCCATAGCCCATGGCTACATTGTGGCTCCAGCCTTGTCGCCACCCAGCTTTCTGGAAATGAACAGCACAATGATGATGACAATAATCTGCAACACACCGTAAGCACACGCAGTTCCGAACTCAAAATTGTACATCCTTTGGAACACAGCTACAGACAAAGGAGTCGTCCGAGGTGTAAAGATCAGGATCGATGCGACGAACTCACCAATACACTGGACAAAAGCCAGCAGCGTCCCCGCCAAGATACCTCCTAAAGCCATCGGGAAGACCACTCTCCGGAAGCTGTACCACCAAGAAGCTCCCAAGTTGCGCGCTGCTTCCTCAACTGACGGGTCCATTTGCATCAGCGTCGCCGAGGTGGAACGGAACACAAGCGGCAGATGTCGGACGAAGTAAGCCAACGGGATGATCCAGAACGTCCCGATCAGTACCTGTCCAAAGCTGAAGGCAGTTGGTTGGCTGAAAGCCGCAATCAGGTTGACCGCAACGACAGTACCTGGCAATGCCCATGGCAGCATGATCAGTACGTCCAACAGCGTCTTGCCACGAAACTTCAAGCGAACCATAGAATAGGCAGCCGCGATACCGAACAGGACGATACCGACGCAAGCGATAGCAGAAAGCTGCAAGCTGTTCACAATCGGTCGCCAGGTCTTGCTATCTGTAAACAGATCGAGATAATGATCGAACGTGTATTGAGGAGGCAATATTTGCACCGTCCAGGTACCGTCTACCGAGAAAGAAATCAGTACCAACACGAGAATTGGCAGCATCAGGATGATAGTACCGATAAAAGACAGCACCATCGCTATGTAACGGACCGCTTTGCTCTTGATCTCCGTACGGTGCACGCTAACCCCTTTGCTCAGGTTCTGATAGTTGCGCACGCCTTGGTACCAACGCATGATCAGGAGAAAGAGTACCGAGACAATCGACAGGATCGTGGACTGCGTCGCCGCCATGTCCAAATCCCCATTGGTTCGAGAAAGGTAGATCTGCATCGTCATCGTTCGGTCGATACCAAAGATGAGCGGTGCTGTGTAAGATGCCATAGAGACCATGAAGACTAAGAGAGAGGACGCGACCATCGCTGGCGTCAGCATCGGCAAAATAATACGTCGCCAGATGGTAAAGCGATTCGCTCCGAGACTTGCTGCCGCTTCTTCCAGAGATGGATCAAGTCCTTTGATAGCAGCAGTCGCTGTCATAAAAAAGTAGGTGTACATCGTAAACGTATGAACGACTACGACACCCCAAAATCCTTTTAACGGAAACGGCACGGTCGCCAGCCCCAAGAGTTCCTTGATCGCACGTGGGAAAATTCCGCTTTCCCCATACAAGAAGGTAAAGGACAGCACACCGATCAATGGTGGCAATGCCATCGGCACTAGGGCGAGAACAGACAAGATCTTTCTGCCCGGGAATTCATAGCGCTCCAGCAAAAACGCCATCGTCACCCCTACGATGCCGCATGAGATGACACTCAAGACGGAGATGTAAATACTCGTCCATAGCGCCTCTAGATTGGCCGTATGCTCCAGACTAAAGAAGCGCGCGTAGTTCTTCCACGTAATGACTTCATCGACTTTGATACTAGCAACGAATGTTTCAAACAGCGGATAGATGACATAGGCCAGCAAAATCAAAAAGAGTGGCGAAATAAGTACGTAGACGAAGGAAGGTGAAGCCATGATGGACTTGCGTCTGGTCGCTACTGGCACTTGTTGTAAATCTGCTTTCAATCGCTTCTCCCTCCTTATCCAGCAAAGTAAATGCTCTCTTT is a window from the Brevibacillus choshinensis genome containing:
- a CDS encoding PIG-L family deacetylase, with product MRKGKLAKLYTLTTAAALVGSLILPVAPQTAHADRGVVDLWKAIKPLTTIASAMNTGAHPDDEHSSTLAYLSLGRGVDTSSIIANRGEGGQNEIGSELGNALGIIRTRELQEASKITNIHLENLSEKINDPIFDFGFSKSPDETLEKWGEEVAYERLIRKIRTLRPDVVIPAFLNEPSTHGHHRAINVITVRAYKDAADPTVFPEQLKEGLTPWQVKKLYLPAKENDYTVSVPVGAYDEVYGASYVQLGEESRFMHKSQGMGRLYDEGPSFSYYKLDQSVVKGKSKETDFFDGVAYTFTDLAKDVASQSGGDKVASDLQKLQKDADEVIAAYPRFGTVAKEVHDMIADVEKATADVQASKLSADTKTDLLHRLGVKAAQLNKASTESLSLVTKVKPETGELVAGQTTKVTVTAYNGGQVKLGKVDLKLNVPKGWKATPQGTTSFNQLSYNQTVKTTYNVSVPADAALFQPYAAPSLTADVSYSFSGATATSHAVPTDAIAVLPAFALTLSPNATVLNTLKPQEPIPVKVTVKNYNPGATQANISLDVPKGWTVEPKATPLDFAAKGETKSVAFTVKAASSVKPDSYKVTAVASSGGTESKHGAQVIRYAHIGTTYFVQPAELSIQAFDLQVPEGLKVGYVSSGFDNIDQYLQQLGVQVTNLTAKDIESGDLSQYNTIVLGIRAYGFRPELIPSNARLLKYVENGGNLVVQYHKPEDKWKPELAPYPIKIGEPLIQWRVTDENSKVTMLTPDHPLFNSPNKITDQDWNNWIQDRSAYNPAQWGKEYTELISNGDAGEKEFTGTFLSAKYGKGTYTYSSLVWYREIPALVPGAIRLFVNMVSLHQ
- a CDS encoding ABC transporter permease, whose amino-acid sequence is MASPSFVYVLISPLFLILLAYVIYPLFETFVASIKVDEVITWKNYARFFSLEHTANLEALWTSIYISVLSVISCGIVGVTMAFLLERYEFPGRKILSVLALVPMALPPLIGVLSFTFLYGESGIFPRAIKELLGLATVPFPLKGFWGVVVVHTFTMYTYFFMTATAAIKGLDPSLEEAAASLGANRFTIWRRIILPMLTPAMVASSLLVFMVSMASYTAPLIFGIDRTMTMQIYLSRTNGDLDMAATQSTILSIVSVLFLLIMRWYQGVRNYQNLSKGVSVHRTEIKSKAVRYIAMVLSFIGTIILMLPILVLVLISFSVDGTWTVQILPPQYTFDHYLDLFTDSKTWRPIVNSLQLSAIACVGIVLFGIAAAYSMVRLKFRGKTLLDVLIMLPWALPGTVVAVNLIAAFSQPTAFSFGQVLIGTFWIIPLAYFVRHLPLVFRSTSATLMQMDPSVEEAARNLGASWWYSFRRVVFPMALGGILAGTLLAFVQCIGEFVASILIFTPRTTPLSVAVFQRMYNFEFGTACAYGVLQIIVIIIVLFISRKLGGDKAGATM